The sequence TTTTGCCCATATCGTCCTTCCGAAGTACCCGCTGGTATTCGCTACAGGATGAAAGAACAATTGTAAGGCAGAGTAATATAAAAAGTGGTAAACGCATGGGCTTAAAAAACATCGTGCAAAAATAGGGAATTAAACATGACTGAACAAACTTATTCTTCGGCTAAAATATTGCGCTGAAGCCTATTATTTACAAGCCTTTTGAAATATTTAACTAAAGAAATAAAAAGAACTGCTTTAGAAATTTCTGGTAAAAGAATCTATTTTGGCTCTCAACCCATCGCTAACCCCCACTAAAGGAAGCCTCACGGTGTCACCACAAATCTCTAAAGATTTGAAAACTGCTTTTATTCCTGCAGGATTTCCTTCCGCAAAAATATAGTCTATTGCTGGCGCTATTTTATAGTGAATTTGATAAGCTTCATCAGCTTTTTTATCGAGACCGAGTTTTACCATTTTCGAAAACTCTTTTGGGAAACCTTCCCCAATAACCGAAATCACTCCTGCCCCACCAGCGAGTATAATTGGTAACGTAATCATATCATCACCAGAAATTACTAAGAACTCTTTTGGGCAACCTGAAATCAATTTCATTGCTTGAACGATATCTCCAGCCGCTTCTTTTATGGCTACGATTTTCTCAAAATCATTTGCCAAACGAATAACGGTTTCTGGAAGTACGTTTGAAGCCGTTCTTCCTGGAACATTATACAAAATTATTGGCAACGGAGCGGCCTTTGCGATAGCTGCAAAGTGTTGATAAATTCCTTCCTGCGTAGGTTTGTTGTAATAAGGCGAAACGGAAAGAATAGCTGTAAATGCAGAAAGATCACGGGTTTGCATTTCAGCAATTACTTCTTGTGTGTTGTTGCCGCCAATGCCTAGAACCAATGGCAAACGACCGTTATTTGCTGAAATGATTGTGTCTATCACAACTTGTTTTTCTTCTTTTGAAAGTGTTGCGCTTTCGGCGGTTGTTCCTAAAACTACTAAATAATTTATACCGTTTTCAATGTTGAAATTAACAACATTCTTAAGGCCTTCTACATCTACCGAAAAATCGCTTTTAAATGGAGTGATTAGCGCTACGCCGGTTCCTATTAATTCTTTCATTATTAATTTATTTTTACAACTTTTGTTTTAGGCATCCTTTATCAATCAAAATATTTTTTTATTTGCCCGTCATCGGTTATTATTTCTAAGGATTTTGTTTTCCCTTGGGCAACAATTAATCTATCAAAAGGGTCTTGATGATGAAAAGGCAATTGTTGGAGAGTTTCTAGATATGCAAAGTCGTAATCCAGTATCCTGAAACCCTTTTCTTCCAAATAATTCTTTAAATCATCTAGGCTTCCTCATAATTTTAATTTTCCAATACTAACTTTAATGGCGATTTCCCACAAGCTTACGTTGCTTAAAAACATGGTATTTAATGGATCCTCTATTTTGGATTGAATTTTCTTGTCTATTCTTTTATCGCCCACTATATACCACAGAAGAATGTGTGTATCTATGAGGTAATTCATTTTTGATATTTCTTAAATGCATCAAGGGGACCGTTGAAATCATCTGCAATATATTCCACTAGATGCTTCCCTGAACCAAAAATTTTTGAATTCTGTTCCCTTTTTTTGGTACTCAACTTTTTTTTCAAAATCAACACCTTGCCAATGGAATACTGATCCTTAAGTTGTGTAATCCAATCAATAAGTTCAATTTTTAGGGTGTCGATATTCATAAATACAATTATATACTGTGATACGTTTTAAAGGTTAAAGATAAGCATATTCTATATTTTGAAACTATTGATACTTTGAATTCTTTGAATACTATTGTTTCGGCCATCCGTCATCAATCATCCGTCACCTAAATCTTCTTCAAGATTTTCAAATATTTTTTTACTTCACTTTTAAAAGTGTCCGGTTTTTGAAAGTCAACGGTTAAAAGCAAGTCGAAAAGTCGCTCGTCTGCACCATTAAAACCGATTTTAAATTTTGCTTTACTTTCTGCAATCATCGCTCCTAAATATTCATGTCTGTCTTTATAAAAGCCCACCAAAACATCGAACGGTAAATCTAGAAATTCCTTCGCATTTTGGTTTTGAATCTCGCCACGCCAAGTAAATTCTTTATTTGTAATTTGGTTTTGCCGAAGTGATGGAATTTTTCTTCTGGTTTCAACAAAGGTAAAAATCTTCACGTCCTTTCGTTGCAAACCTAGTTCTTTTCCAAATTCATAAAGCGTTTCAAAATCTTCAAAAAAGGCTTCATCCAACAAAAAACCCAAATGTTTTAATGAAGTGTTACGTTCTGAAACATCTCGCTCCTTCAGGTTTTTGTCTGTGTGCTTTTTTAAGGAATTATGTTTTACTTTTTTCAACATGGAATGCCCGATTCTTGAATGGCAAAAATAGTTTTTTTCAATACTTTTCAGCTTTCAGTTATGAAATCATTTGCAAAAAATCATCTTCGGAAATAATTGCAACTCCCAAACTTTCAGCTTTCGTTTTCTTACTAGGCCCCATATTTTCCCCAGCGACAACGTAATTTGTTTTGGATGAAATGGAACTTGAAACCTTGCCGCCGTTGTCTTCAATGAGTTTTTTAAGTTCGTCGCGGGAAACTTTTGTGAAGACTCCGGAAACGACAAAAGTATTTCCTGCTAAAGTATCCGTTTGGTTTGCAAGTTTTTCTGCGGAAATCTCCAGCTGAACGCCATAGCTTTTCAATCGTTCAATGGTTGCAATATTTTCTTCGGAATTGAAAAAGGAAACTACACTTTGGGCAATGCGTTCGCCAATTTCATCAACAGTTATCAATTCTTCTTCGGAAGCGTTTTTTAACGCATCAATGGTTTTGTAATTTTTTGCGAGTTTCTTCGCAACGGTTTCACCAACGTATCGAATTCCCAAGCCGAAAAGAACTCTTTCAAAAGGAATTTGTTTAGAGGCTTCGATTCCTTTGACCATATTCTCAGCACTTTTCTGCGCCATTCTTTCCAACGGAACTATCTGTTCTTCTTTCAAAAGATACAAATCTGCGTAATTATTAATCAAGCCATTGTTAACCAAAAGTGCTACAGTTTCGCTTCCCAATCCTTCAATATCCATTGCTTTGCGAGAAATGAAATGCTGAATCCGCCCAATAATTTGTGGTGGGCATCCTTCTGCATTTGGACAATAATGTTGAGCTTCACCTTCGGTGCGAACCAATTCAGTTCTACATTCAGGGCATTCGGTAATATATTCAGTAGGATTTGATTTTGGATCGCGCTGCGTAAAATCTACCCCAATTATCTTCGGAATAATTTCGCCACCCTTTTCAACAAAAACTGTGTCACCTTCGCGGATGTCCAGCTTTTCAATTTGATCGGCATTGTGAAGTGACGCACGTTTAACAACGGTTCCGGCCAATTCCACAGGCTCTAAATTTGCAACGGGTGTGATGGCGCCAGTTCTTCCTACTTGAAACGTAATTTGGTTTAAAAGGGTGGAAACCTGTTCTGCTTTAAATTTATAGGCCATTGCCCAACGTGGCGATTTGGCGGTATAACCAAGCTCTTCTTGTTGTTGTAGATTGTTCACCTTTACCACTACTCCATCGGTTTCATAAGGCAATTCGTGGCGATGGATGTCCCAATAGTTAACGAAATCCAAAACCTCATCGAGACTTTTTGCAAGTTTTGCAGCTTTTGGAACTTTAAAACCCCAATCACGGGCTTTTTCGAGACTTTCAAATTGTGTTTTTACAGGAAGCCTTTCACCTATTAAACTATATAATAGGCAATCCAATGGACGTTTTGCAACCTCGGCGCTGTCTTGCAATTTTAGGCTGCCAGAAGCTGTGTTTCTTGGGTTTCGGTATGGTTCTTCGCCTGCCTCTACTCTTTCTGCATTCATCTTTGCGAAACCTTCAAAAGGCAAAACTATTTCTCCGCGAATTTCAAAAAGAGGTGGAAAATCTCCCTTCAACTGCAAAGGGACAGAACGGATGGTTTTTATGTTTGCCGTAACATCATCTCCTTGAAAACCGTCGCCGCGGGTTACGGCCTTTTTCAGCTTTCCATCTTCGTAAGTTAAACTGATTGAAGCACCGTCGTATTTAAGCTCGCAAGTAAATTCCACATTGCCATCTACCATTTTTTCGATTCGCTTTTCCCAGTCTTCCAAATCTTCTTTTGAATAGGAATTATCCAAAGAATACATTCTATAAGTATGCGGAACGGTTTCAAAATTCTTCGTGATTTCACCACCAACTCTTAAGGTTGGTGAGTTGGCATCATAAAACTCAGGATTTGCTTTTTCTAGTTCCTGAAGTTGCTTTAGTTTTTGGTCAAATTTAAAGTCGGAAATTGTGGGATTGTCTAGAATGTAATAATTATGGTTATGCTCGCGAAGTTCGTTGCGAAGGCTTGTAATTTGTTGTTCTGTGCTCATTGAACAAATATAGAAAGAAAGGAGTTTTTGTTTTAGATGATTTCAAAAAAAGAACCACGAATGTATGAATCTTTTTAAAAATTATTGATGTAGTCGTGCCGCAGGACCTAAAGTTGTTGCACTAGCAATAGTGGCCTTACCGAAACTAAACATTTATAATTAAAAAATTGAAATCCTTAAAAAACAATATTAAAAAAAGACCAATCAACTTCTATCAGAATTTAACCACTTTTGAACATTAGGCCTTTTGAAATCTTCCATTTTTTGCAGTAGGTTTTTGGGGTTGGAATCCACCAATAGAAGTTCGTAATTAGCCATAGAAAGAAAGCCTTTACGAACCATTGTTTCTAGCATTTTTATTAAATCGTTATAAAAACCATTAATATTAAGAAGTCCAATTGGTTTTTGATGAAGCCCAAGTTGTAACCAAGTTATGATTTCAAAAAGCTCTTCCAACGTTCCCATTCCGCCAGGTAAGGCTATAAAACCGTCACTTGCTTCTTGCATTTTCATTTTGCGTTCGTGCATGTTTTCTGTGGTAATTAGCTCGGTGAGACCTAAATGCACTACTTCTTTCTTTTTTAAAAAATTTGGGATAATGCCAACTACTTTTCCATTGTTATCCAAAACATTTTTGGCGATAATGCCCATTATGCCAATTTTTGCCGCGCCGTACACCAAAGTAATTTCACGCTCGACGAATATTTCCCCAAGTTTTTTAGCGGCATCGGTTATGGCTAGGTCGTTGCCTTCACTGCTTCCGCAGAAAACGCATATTTTTTCAAGTTTGTTCATCGTGCTTTTTCTTTTCGCTCTTTGCGACTTTGAGGTTCTGTTTTGTCACCAAAGAGGACGCAGAGGTTTATAGATTACATTTCAACATACGGTCTTTTCCGTAGCTATCTTTTTTTACTTCAATATTTTCAAAACCTTCGTTTTTTAAAAGTTCGGACAATTGAACTGCAAGGTACTCATTAATCTCGAAAAATAGTTTGCCGTTGGGTTTCAAATGTGTTTTTGCGAGTTGGGAAATTGCGATATAAAACAACAATGGGTCTTCATCTTTAACATACAAAGCAGAAGCAGGTTCGTAGTTTAGGACGTTTTGTTGCATTTGTTGTTTTTCCAGCTCACGAACGTAAGGTGGATTTGAAACAATAACATCGTATTGTTGCGGTAGAGTTTTTGCTTTTAAAATATCAGTTTCGAAAAAAGTTACTTCAACAATATTTAGCTGAGCATTTTGTGTGGCTATTTTCAAAGCTTCTGCTGAAATATCAAGCGCTAAAACATTTGAATGTGGAAGGTTTTTAGCCAGTGAAATAGCGATACAACCGGT comes from Aequorivita sublithincola DSM 14238 and encodes:
- a CDS encoding TIGR00730 family Rossman fold protein, with product MNKLEKICVFCGSSEGNDLAITDAAKKLGEIFVEREITLVYGAAKIGIMGIIAKNVLDNNGKVVGIIPNFLKKKEVVHLGLTELITTENMHERKMKMQEASDGFIALPGGMGTLEELFEIITWLQLGLHQKPIGLLNINGFYNDLIKMLETMVRKGFLSMANYELLLVDSNPKNLLQKMEDFKRPNVQKWLNSDRS
- the prmC gene encoding peptide chain release factor N(5)-glutamine methyltransferase, with the translated sequence MNISEHKIYFKNQLSGLYPSEEIQSFFNILTEEYLILSRIEVALNPEKIISEEDVQKFQNVILRLKNHEPIQYIIGETEFYGLVFKVNKYTLIPRPETEELVDWILSENAPATHCLIPTTILDIGTGTGCIAISLAKNLPHSNVLALDISAEALKIATQNAQLNIVEVTFFETDILKAKTLPQQYDVIVSNPPYVRELEKQQMQQNVLNYEPASALYVKDEDPLLFYIAISQLAKTHLKPNGKLFFEINEYLAVQLSELLKNEGFENIEVKKDSYGKDRMLKCNL
- a CDS encoding DUF6913 domain-containing protein, translated to MLKKVKHNSLKKHTDKNLKERDVSERNTSLKHLGFLLDEAFFEDFETLYEFGKELGLQRKDVKIFTFVETRRKIPSLRQNQITNKEFTWRGEIQNQNAKEFLDLPFDVLVGFYKDRHEYLGAMIAESKAKFKIGFNGADERLFDLLLTVDFQKPDTFKSEVKKYLKILKKI
- the ligA gene encoding NAD-dependent DNA ligase LigA, which produces MSTEQQITSLRNELREHNHNYYILDNPTISDFKFDQKLKQLQELEKANPEFYDANSPTLRVGGEITKNFETVPHTYRMYSLDNSYSKEDLEDWEKRIEKMVDGNVEFTCELKYDGASISLTYEDGKLKKAVTRGDGFQGDDVTANIKTIRSVPLQLKGDFPPLFEIRGEIVLPFEGFAKMNAERVEAGEEPYRNPRNTASGSLKLQDSAEVAKRPLDCLLYSLIGERLPVKTQFESLEKARDWGFKVPKAAKLAKSLDEVLDFVNYWDIHRHELPYETDGVVVKVNNLQQQEELGYTAKSPRWAMAYKFKAEQVSTLLNQITFQVGRTGAITPVANLEPVELAGTVVKRASLHNADQIEKLDIREGDTVFVEKGGEIIPKIIGVDFTQRDPKSNPTEYITECPECRTELVRTEGEAQHYCPNAEGCPPQIIGRIQHFISRKAMDIEGLGSETVALLVNNGLINNYADLYLLKEEQIVPLERMAQKSAENMVKGIEASKQIPFERVLFGLGIRYVGETVAKKLAKNYKTIDALKNASEEELITVDEIGERIAQSVVSFFNSEENIATIERLKSYGVQLEISAEKLANQTDTLAGNTFVVSGVFTKVSRDELKKLIEDNGGKVSSSISSKTNYVVAGENMGPSKKTKAESLGVAIISEDDFLQMIS
- the dapA gene encoding 4-hydroxy-tetrahydrodipicolinate synthase, whose product is MKELIGTGVALITPFKSDFSVDVEGLKNVVNFNIENGINYLVVLGTTAESATLSKEEKQVVIDTIISANNGRLPLVLGIGGNNTQEVIAEMQTRDLSAFTAILSVSPYYNKPTQEGIYQHFAAIAKAAPLPIILYNVPGRTASNVLPETVIRLANDFEKIVAIKEAAGDIVQAMKLISGCPKEFLVISGDDMITLPIILAGGAGVISVIGEGFPKEFSKMVKLGLDKKADEAYQIHYKIAPAIDYIFAEGNPAGIKAVFKSLEICGDTVRLPLVGVSDGLRAKIDSFTRNF